A genome region from Mesorhizobium sp. B2-1-8 includes the following:
- a CDS encoding diaminopropionate ammonia-lyase — MFLSNRNALHRWPLDVADAETLGIAGADTVERFLARRDNHQMTPLHALPALAGELGLAALHVKDEGFRLGLGSFKALGGAYAVFRLVLEEAGKRLGRAVDVVDLDRPEVRSVAATMTVACATDGNHGRSVAQGAGLVGAKAVIFVHAGVSDERVAAIARYGAEMIRVDGNYDDSVRQAAQTAAEKGWSVVSDTSWPGYERIPGLVMQGYTAIMREALRQVREPPTHVFVQAGVGGIAAAIAGHLAIVLGETRPVFTVVEPARAACVFGAAKAGHPVKIEHGEATVMAMLECYEASPVAWRVLARVADAFMTVDEDDAVAVMRRLARPTGNDPAIVAGESGGVGLAGLIRAMAGHKAEVGLDAASRVLVVNTEGATDPRRYAELVGMNPADVLAGKVPSGATP; from the coding sequence ATGTTCCTGTCCAATCGCAATGCCTTGCATCGCTGGCCGCTGGACGTGGCCGACGCCGAAACCCTCGGCATTGCCGGGGCGGACACGGTCGAGCGTTTCCTTGCCCGCCGCGACAATCATCAGATGACGCCGCTGCACGCGCTGCCGGCGCTGGCGGGCGAGCTCGGTCTTGCTGCCTTGCACGTCAAGGATGAGGGCTTTCGTCTCGGCCTCGGCAGCTTCAAGGCGCTGGGCGGCGCCTATGCGGTCTTCCGCCTGGTCCTGGAGGAGGCCGGCAAGCGGCTCGGCCGCGCCGTCGATGTCGTCGATCTCGATCGGCCCGAAGTCCGGTCGGTAGCGGCGACCATGACGGTTGCTTGCGCCACCGACGGCAATCATGGCCGCTCCGTCGCACAAGGCGCCGGGCTCGTAGGCGCCAAGGCGGTGATCTTTGTCCATGCCGGCGTCAGCGACGAACGCGTCGCGGCCATCGCTCGCTATGGGGCCGAGATGATCCGCGTCGACGGCAATTACGACGATTCGGTCAGGCAGGCCGCGCAGACCGCTGCCGAGAAAGGCTGGAGCGTGGTATCCGATACCTCATGGCCGGGCTACGAACGCATTCCGGGCCTCGTCATGCAGGGCTACACGGCGATCATGCGCGAGGCGTTACGCCAGGTCCGGGAACCACCGACCCATGTCTTCGTGCAGGCCGGCGTCGGCGGCATCGCGGCCGCGATCGCCGGCCATCTCGCCATCGTTCTTGGTGAAACCAGGCCGGTTTTCACGGTGGTGGAACCCGCCCGTGCCGCCTGCGTCTTCGGCGCCGCCAAGGCCGGGCATCCGGTCAAGATCGAGCATGGCGAGGCGACGGTCATGGCGATGCTCGAATGCTACGAGGCCTCGCCGGTCGCCTGGCGGGTGCTGGCACGCGTCGCCGATGCCTTCATGACCGTCGACGAGGACGACGCCGTCGCCGTGATGCGTCGGCTGGCCCGCCCCACCGGCAACGATCCGGCCATCGTCGCCGGTGAAAGTGGCGGGGTCGGTCTTGCCGGCCTGATCCGGGCGATGGCCGGTCACAAGGCCGAGGTTGGCCTCGACGCCGCTTCGCGCGTGCTGGTCGTCAACACCGAAGGCGCGACCGATCCCCGCCGCTATGCCGAGCTCGTCGGCATGAATCCGGCGGATGTGCTTGCCGGCAAGGTGCCTTCTGGAGCAACGCCATGA
- a CDS encoding M20 aminoacylase family protein, producing the protein MAEIDRDALKREMTGWRRDLHAHPEFGFEETRTAAFVAAKLREFGLDDVTEGVGGTGVVGTLKRGSGNRAIALRADMDALRISEQSTALYRSSNPGLMHACGHDGHTAMLLGAARLLAGEGGFDGIVRFIFQPAEEWGKGALAMLDDGLMQRFPFDEIFGLHNMPGLPVGHFETRAGPVMSAEDIFEIVLRGLGGHAARPHSGQETLVAACALVTSLQTIVSRRLSPADISVVSVTELVTDGTRNALPGLARILGDARSFRPGVSAEIERQMRIIAEGIAAAYNVAAEVDYTREFVPLRNDAELVEAAFAAAGTVFEPGNIAVAREPMTASEDFARFLDHVPGCFVFLGNGEASAPLHNSSYDFNDDGLLFGANFHVAIARQRLGT; encoded by the coding sequence ATGGCTGAAATCGACCGTGATGCGCTGAAGCGCGAGATGACCGGATGGCGGCGCGATCTGCACGCGCATCCCGAATTCGGCTTCGAGGAGACGCGCACCGCGGCCTTCGTCGCCGCCAAGCTGCGCGAATTCGGCCTGGACGATGTCACCGAGGGTGTCGGCGGCACCGGCGTCGTCGGCACTTTGAAGCGCGGCAGCGGCAACCGCGCCATCGCGCTGCGGGCCGACATGGACGCGCTGCGCATATCGGAGCAATCGACCGCGCTATACCGCTCCAGCAATCCCGGTCTCATGCATGCCTGCGGCCATGACGGCCATACGGCGATGCTGCTGGGTGCCGCCAGGCTTCTGGCCGGGGAGGGCGGTTTCGACGGCATCGTGCGCTTCATCTTCCAGCCGGCGGAGGAATGGGGAAAAGGCGCGTTGGCGATGCTCGACGATGGCCTGATGCAGCGCTTTCCCTTCGACGAGATCTTTGGGTTGCACAACATGCCGGGCCTGCCCGTCGGGCATTTCGAAACCCGCGCCGGCCCGGTCATGTCGGCCGAAGATATCTTCGAGATCGTGCTCAGGGGGTTGGGCGGCCACGCTGCGCGGCCGCATTCGGGTCAGGAAACGTTGGTTGCCGCCTGTGCGCTGGTCACCAGCCTGCAGACCATCGTCTCGCGACGGCTGAGCCCGGCTGACATTTCCGTGGTTTCGGTGACCGAACTGGTCACCGACGGCACCCGCAACGCACTGCCGGGCCTTGCCCGAATCCTTGGCGACGCGCGCAGTTTCCGCCCCGGGGTCAGCGCCGAAATCGAACGCCAGATGCGCATTATCGCCGAGGGCATCGCTGCCGCCTACAATGTTGCCGCCGAAGTCGACTACACCAGGGAATTCGTGCCTTTGCGCAACGATGCCGAACTGGTCGAAGCGGCCTTCGCGGCCGCCGGGACCGTGTTCGAGCCCGGCAATATCGCGGTCGCCCGCGAGCCGATGACGGCGTCGGAGGATTTCGCCCGCTTCCTCGACCACGTGCCGGGCTGCTTCGTCTTCCTCGGCAATGGCGAGGCCTCGGCACCGCTTCACAATTCCAGC
- a CDS encoding Lrp/AsnC family transcriptional regulator, which yields MQVCFARDTPVPQPPASLDSFDLAILAILQRDNTTPQRLIGEAVKLSAPAVQRRIKRMEQSGVIAGNVAIVEPAAVGQPITIFVEVELESERTELIDAAKRQFSAEPQVQQCYYVTGESDFILVITVADMGAYEALTRKLFFGSNNVRKFRTFVAMDRVKVGLTVPLPG from the coding sequence ATGCAAGTTTGTTTCGCCAGGGATACGCCAGTGCCTCAGCCGCCAGCCTCACTCGACAGCTTCGATCTCGCCATCCTTGCCATTTTGCAGCGGGACAACACGACGCCGCAGCGGCTGATCGGCGAGGCGGTGAAGCTGTCGGCGCCTGCCGTGCAGCGCCGCATCAAGCGCATGGAGCAGAGCGGCGTCATCGCCGGCAATGTCGCCATTGTCGAGCCGGCGGCCGTCGGTCAGCCCATCACCATCTTCGTCGAGGTCGAGCTGGAAAGCGAACGCACCGAACTGATCGATGCGGCCAAGCGGCAATTCTCGGCGGAGCCGCAGGTGCAGCAATGCTATTATGTCACCGGCGAAAGCGACTTCATCCTCGTCATCACCGTGGCCGACATGGGCGCCTACGAGGCGCTGACGCGAAAACTGTTCTTCGGCAGCAACAATGTACGGAAGTTCCGCACCTTCGTCGCCATGGACCGCGTCAAGGTCGGGTTGACGGTGCCGTTGCCTGGATGA